The proteins below are encoded in one region of Desulfobaccales bacterium:
- the rodA gene encoding rod shape-determining protein RodA, translated as MFDRRLVQNFDYPLIGLVLLLAGIGILNLYSAGFNRTPEGATPVYLKQIYWLSAGLGLMFFSLLYHYRHYEKIAIPLYILSVALLVLVMVAGKTVSGSRRWLVLGPLTVQPSELTKVAIILVLARYFSRRPQTAPLGLRDLLAPGALALLPAFLIIKQPDLGSGLLVLAVAGGITLFAGVHWQTLALLAGTAVIGAPLAWPFLKDYQKQRLLTFLDPEKDPLGSGYHIIQSKIAVGSGQFWGKGFLCGTQSQLYFLPEQHTDFAFSVFAEEWGFAGSALLVLLYVGLILYGLMVARNCRDRFGQYLAVGVTALLFWQIFINLGMVTGLVPVVGIPLPFFSYGGSSLITTLLALGVLMNVRMRRHLYGG; from the coding sequence ATGTTTGACCGGCGGTTGGTGCAGAATTTCGATTATCCCCTCATCGGGCTGGTGCTGCTGTTGGCCGGTATCGGCATCCTCAATCTGTACAGCGCCGGTTTCAACCGCACTCCCGAGGGGGCGACCCCGGTCTATCTGAAGCAGATTTATTGGCTGTCAGCCGGCCTGGGGCTCATGTTCTTCAGCCTGCTCTATCATTACCGGCACTATGAAAAGATCGCCATCCCCCTCTACATCCTGAGCGTGGCGCTCTTGGTCCTGGTGATGGTGGCGGGGAAGACGGTCTCCGGGTCCCGGCGCTGGCTGGTGTTGGGCCCCCTGACGGTGCAGCCTTCGGAGCTCACCAAGGTGGCCATCATTCTGGTGTTGGCCCGCTATTTTTCCCGGCGGCCCCAAACCGCGCCCCTGGGGCTCAGGGATCTCCTGGCGCCGGGGGCTCTGGCCTTGCTGCCGGCGTTCCTCATCATCAAGCAGCCGGATCTGGGCTCCGGGCTGTTGGTGCTGGCCGTGGCGGGGGGGATCACCCTGTTTGCCGGGGTGCATTGGCAGACCCTGGCCTTGCTGGCGGGGACCGCCGTGATCGGCGCGCCCTTGGCCTGGCCTTTTCTTAAGGATTACCAGAAGCAACGGCTCCTCACCTTCCTGGATCCGGAAAAGGACCCTCTGGGATCGGGGTATCACATTATCCAGTCCAAGATCGCGGTGGGCTCCGGCCAGTTCTGGGGCAAGGGTTTTCTCTGCGGCACCCAGAGCCAGCTCTATTTCCTGCCGGAGCAGCACACCGACTTTGCCTTTTCGGTCTTTGCCGAGGAGTGGGGCTTTGCCGGCTCGGCGCTCTTGGTGCTCCTCTACGTGGGGCTGATCCTTTATGGCCTCATGGTGGCCCGCAACTGCCGGGACCGCTTCGGCCAGTACCTGGCGGTGGGGGTGACGGCCCTCCTCTTCTGGCAGATCTTCATTAACCTGGGCATGGTCACCGGGCTGGTGCCGGTGGTGGGCATCCCTTTGCCCTTCTTCAGCTACGGCGGCTCCTCCCTCATCACCACCTTGCTCGCCCTGGGAGTGCTGATGAACGTGCGCATGCGCCGCCATCTCTATGGGGGGTGA
- a CDS encoding ATP synthase F0 subunit B encodes MSMRMVKALPLMTLLLGVAQVALAAGGGDHGGVTEAKMQDLIWRTFNFIVFAAILIKLAVRPAKEFFASRAQSIAQSLEELEAKKQAAEAALAAAETRLKEVEKERERLIQQFVAEGELEKAAILKKAEMVAQRIKEMARMTIEAETKRAAQELKREVAEEATRLAEKMIREKLTFTDHQRLVEEYLEKVVEKH; translated from the coding sequence ATGAGCATGCGCATGGTCAAAGCCCTGCCCCTGATGACGCTGCTCCTGGGAGTGGCCCAAGTGGCCCTGGCCGCCGGCGGCGGTGACCACGGGGGCGTCACCGAAGCCAAGATGCAGGACCTCATCTGGCGCACCTTCAACTTCATCGTCTTTGCCGCCATCCTCATCAAGCTGGCGGTGCGCCCCGCCAAGGAATTCTTCGCCAGCCGGGCCCAGAGCATCGCCCAGAGCCTGGAGGAGCTGGAGGCCAAGAAGCAGGCCGCCGAGGCCGCCCTGGCGGCGGCGGAGACCCGCCTCAAGGAAGTGGAGAAGGAGCGGGAGCGCCTCATCCAGCAGTTTGTGGCGGAAGGTGAGCTGGAGAAGGCCGCCATCCTCAAAAAAGCCGAGATGGTGGCCCAGCGCATCAAAGAGATGGCCCGCATGACCATCGAGGCGGAGACCAAGCGGGCGGCCCAGGAGCTGAAACGGGAAGTGGCGGAGGAGGCCACCCGCCTGGCGGAAAAGATGATCCGGGAGAAACTCACCTTCACCGACCATCAGCGTCTGGTGGAGGAATACCTTGAAAAGGTGGTGGAGAAGCATTGA
- a CDS encoding F0F1 ATP synthase subunit delta — MIDLTVSRRYAKALMTLGQEDGKYKEYGEELLGFAQLMEQEPELKHALLNPIHGLEERRKLLLHLTEVLQLSPIMGNFLKLLFDKHRLAALPGIAQVYQQLVDELENVKRARVKAAIPLDEGMQERLRQALEQMTGSKVVMEVEEDPAIIGGIVARVGDLVLDGSIRTQLMSLRESLIKGEV; from the coding sequence TTGATTGACCTGACCGTTTCCCGACGCTATGCCAAGGCCCTGATGACGCTGGGCCAGGAAGATGGCAAATACAAGGAATACGGGGAGGAGCTCCTGGGCTTCGCCCAGCTCATGGAGCAGGAGCCGGAGCTCAAGCATGCCTTGCTCAACCCTATTCACGGCTTGGAGGAGCGGCGCAAATTGCTTCTCCACCTGACCGAAGTACTGCAGCTCTCCCCCATCATGGGCAACTTCCTGAAACTCCTGTTTGACAAACACCGCTTGGCGGCCCTGCCGGGCATCGCCCAGGTCTACCAGCAGCTGGTGGACGAGCTGGAGAATGTCAAACGGGCCCGGGTCAAGGCCGCCATCCCTCTGGATGAGGGCATGCAGGAGCGCCTGCGCCAGGCCCTGGAGCAGATGACCGGCTCCAAGGTGGTCATGGAAGTGGAAGAAGACCCCGCCATCATCGGCGGCATTGTCGCCCGGGTGGGGGATCTGGTGCTGGACGGCAGCATCCGCACCCAGCTCATGTCCTTACGAGAATCCTTAATTAAAGGCGAGGTTTGA
- the atpA gene encoding F0F1 ATP synthase subunit alpha: MEIRAEEISQIIRTQIKDYEKKVEVAETGTVLSVGDGIARVYGVEKCMAMELLEFPGGIYGIALNLEEDNVGCAILGEDTHIKEGDIVKRTGRIAEVPVGDAVIGRVIDPVGNPLDGKGPIQATEFRRIEVKAPGVIERQPVNEPMYTGYKAIDAMTPIGRGQRELIIGDRQIGKTALCVDAIINQKDSGIICIYVAIGQKKSTVAQVVDALERHGAMNHTVVVNASASEPAPLQYIAAYAGCAMGEYYRDTGRHALIIYDDLTKQAQAYRQISLLLRRPPGREAYPGDIFYNHSRLLERAAKLNDEKGGGSLTALPIIETQQGDVSAYIPTNVISITDGQVYLEPGLFFSGVRPAINVGLSVSRVGGAAQVKAMKQVAGSLRLDLAQYRELAAFAQFGSELDKATQQQLNRGVRLVEILKQPQYQPLPMEKQIAIIYAGTRGFLDKYPVEVLGQYEVQFYRFMETRHPEILQEIRERKEISPDLDARMQAALNEFDGVFQPAA, encoded by the coding sequence ATGGAAATCAGAGCCGAGGAAATCAGCCAAATTATCCGCACCCAGATCAAGGATTATGAGAAGAAGGTGGAGGTGGCCGAAACCGGCACCGTGCTGTCCGTGGGTGACGGCATCGCCCGGGTCTACGGGGTGGAGAAGTGCATGGCCATGGAGCTCCTGGAGTTCCCTGGGGGCATCTACGGCATCGCCCTCAACCTGGAGGAGGACAACGTCGGCTGCGCCATCCTGGGTGAGGACACCCACATCAAGGAAGGGGACATCGTCAAACGGACCGGCCGCATCGCTGAGGTGCCGGTGGGCGACGCAGTCATCGGCCGGGTCATCGACCCGGTGGGCAACCCCCTGGACGGCAAAGGCCCCATTCAGGCCACGGAGTTCCGCCGCATTGAGGTGAAGGCGCCCGGCGTCATCGAGCGCCAGCCGGTGAATGAGCCCATGTACACCGGCTACAAGGCCATCGACGCCATGACCCCCATCGGCCGGGGCCAGCGGGAGCTGATCATCGGCGACCGCCAGATCGGCAAGACCGCTCTGTGCGTGGACGCCATCATCAATCAGAAGGACTCCGGCATCATCTGCATCTACGTGGCCATCGGGCAGAAGAAGTCCACCGTGGCCCAGGTGGTGGACGCCCTGGAGCGCCACGGCGCCATGAACCACACCGTGGTGGTGAACGCCTCGGCCTCGGAGCCCGCGCCCCTGCAGTACATCGCCGCCTACGCCGGCTGCGCCATGGGCGAGTACTACCGGGACACCGGCCGCCACGCCCTCATCATTTACGATGACCTGACCAAGCAGGCCCAGGCCTATCGCCAGATCTCCCTCTTGCTCCGCCGGCCGCCGGGACGTGAGGCTTATCCGGGTGACATCTTCTACAACCACTCCCGGCTGCTGGAGCGGGCCGCCAAGCTGAACGACGAGAAGGGCGGCGGGTCCCTCACCGCGCTTCCCATCATCGAGACCCAGCAGGGCGACGTGTCCGCCTACATCCCCACCAACGTGATCTCCATCACCGACGGCCAGGTGTACTTAGAGCCGGGTCTCTTCTTCTCCGGTGTCCGGCCCGCCATCAACGTGGGTCTGTCGGTGTCCCGGGTGGGTGGTGCGGCCCAGGTGAAGGCCATGAAGCAGGTAGCGGGCTCACTGCGCCTGGATCTGGCCCAATACCGGGAGCTGGCCGCCTTCGCCCAGTTCGGCTCCGAGCTGGACAAGGCCACCCAGCAGCAGCTCAACCGGGGCGTGCGCCTGGTGGAGATTTTGAAGCAGCCGCAGTACCAGCCGCTCCCCATGGAGAAGCAGATCGCCATCATCTATGCCGGCACCCGGGGCTTCCTGGACAAGTACCCGGTGGAAGTGCTGGGTCAGTATGAGGTGCAGTTCTACCGCTTCATGGAAACCCGGCACCCGGAGATTTTGCAGGAGATCCGGGAGCGCAAGGAGATCTCCCCGGACCTGGACGCCCGGATGCAAGCCGCCCTGAATGAGTTCGACGGCGTCTTTCAGCCTGCGGCGTAA
- the atpG gene encoding ATP synthase F1 subunit gamma: MPTLRDIRRKIAAVKKTQQITKAMNMVAAAKLRGAQQRMENFRPYAQTFTSMLGNLASRIEPEIHPFFQRAPVVEKVGLVLMTADRGLCGSFNVNLINAAWKFAREKEAAGIATAFYCVGRKGRDFFRRRKAEMPAFWVDVWNKFDFTNAVAVAREVMSAFLTGQVQEVYLIHSVFINVAIQRPKLVKLLPISAEEAEITGGPEYIFEPPLAQFLEYLLPKYINTAVYHGFLENAASEHAARMTAMDNASNNCKEMINQLTLVMNKARQAGITKELMDIVGGAEALKG; this comes from the coding sequence ATGCCGACCTTACGTGACATCCGGCGGAAGATCGCTGCGGTCAAAAAGACCCAGCAGATCACCAAGGCCATGAACATGGTGGCCGCCGCCAAACTGCGGGGCGCGCAGCAGCGCATGGAGAATTTCCGGCCCTATGCCCAGACCTTTACCAGCATGCTGGGCAACCTGGCCAGCCGCATCGAGCCGGAGATTCATCCCTTCTTCCAGCGGGCCCCGGTGGTGGAAAAGGTGGGGCTGGTGCTGATGACCGCAGACCGCGGCCTGTGCGGCAGTTTCAATGTCAACCTCATCAATGCAGCGTGGAAATTCGCCCGGGAAAAGGAAGCGGCCGGCATTGCCACCGCCTTTTACTGCGTCGGCCGCAAGGGCCGGGACTTCTTCCGGCGCCGCAAAGCGGAGATGCCCGCCTTCTGGGTGGATGTGTGGAACAAGTTTGACTTCACCAACGCCGTGGCGGTGGCCCGGGAGGTGATGAGTGCCTTCCTCACCGGCCAGGTGCAGGAGGTCTACCTCATCCACTCGGTGTTCATCAACGTGGCCATCCAGCGGCCCAAACTGGTGAAGCTCCTGCCCATCAGCGCCGAGGAGGCGGAGATCACGGGCGGGCCGGAGTACATCTTTGAGCCGCCCCTGGCCCAGTTCCTGGAATATCTGCTGCCCAAGTACATCAACACCGCGGTGTACCATGGCTTCCTGGAAAACGCCGCCAGCGAGCATGCGGCCCGCATGACCGCCATGGACAACGCCTCCAATAACTGCAAAGAGATGATCAACCAGCTCACCCTGGTGATGAACAAGGCCCGGCAGGCGGGCATTACCAAAGAACTGATGGATATCGTGGGCGGTGCCGAGGCCCTGAAGGGCTAA
- the atpD gene encoding F0F1 ATP synthase subunit beta: MNIGRIVRVIGPVVDVEFPEGQLPAIRNGLLITNPAIDDTEDNLVVEVAQHLGNNVVRTIAMDTTDGLVRGMPVKDTGDAIKVPVGHEALGRVLNVVGRPVDGLGPVQAKTYYPIHRPAPAFVDQDTTVKVLETGVKVIDLLVPFPRGGKMGMFGGAGVGKTVVMMEMIHNIAMHHGGISVFAGVGERTREGNDLYLEMKHSGVLPKAALIYGQMTEPPGARARVALTALTAAEYFRDVEGQDVLLFIDNIFRFTQAGSEVSALLGRMPSAVGYQPTLGTDLGELQERITSTKKGSVTSVQCIYVPADDLTDPAPATTFAHLDGTVVLSRQIAELGIYPAVDPLDSTSRILDPNVLGEEHYYVARTVQQILQKYKDLQDIIAILGIDELSDEDKLIVARARKIQRFLSQPFFVAAQFTGTEGKFVPMKETIRGFKEIIEGKHDDLPEQAFYMVGGIEEAVAKAERMAAA; this comes from the coding sequence ATGAACATCGGCAGAATCGTTCGGGTCATCGGGCCCGTTGTGGACGTGGAATTTCCGGAAGGCCAGCTGCCGGCAATCCGCAATGGCCTTCTCATCACCAACCCCGCCATCGACGACACGGAAGACAACTTGGTGGTGGAGGTGGCCCAGCACCTGGGGAACAACGTGGTGCGCACCATCGCCATGGACACCACCGACGGTCTGGTGCGGGGCATGCCGGTGAAAGACACCGGCGACGCCATCAAGGTGCCGGTGGGCCACGAGGCCCTGGGCCGGGTGCTCAACGTGGTGGGCCGCCCGGTGGACGGCCTGGGACCGGTGCAGGCCAAGACCTACTACCCCATTCACCGCCCGGCCCCGGCCTTCGTGGACCAGGACACCACCGTCAAGGTCCTGGAGACCGGCGTCAAGGTCATTGACCTCTTGGTGCCCTTCCCCCGGGGCGGCAAGATGGGCATGTTCGGCGGCGCCGGCGTGGGCAAGACCGTCGTCATGATGGAAATGATTCACAACATCGCCATGCACCACGGCGGTATCTCGGTCTTTGCCGGCGTGGGCGAGCGCACCCGGGAAGGCAACGACCTCTACCTCGAGATGAAGCACTCCGGCGTACTTCCCAAGGCGGCCCTGATTTACGGCCAGATGACCGAGCCGCCGGGAGCCCGGGCCCGGGTGGCCTTGACCGCCCTCACCGCCGCCGAGTACTTCCGGGATGTGGAAGGCCAGGACGTGCTCCTCTTCATTGACAACATCTTCCGTTTCACCCAGGCGGGCTCCGAGGTATCGGCGCTTCTGGGCCGCATGCCCTCCGCCGTGGGTTACCAGCCCACCCTGGGCACCGACCTGGGCGAACTGCAGGAGCGCATCACCTCCACCAAGAAGGGCTCGGTGACCTCGGTGCAGTGCATCTACGTGCCGGCGGACGACTTGACCGACCCGGCCCCGGCCACCACCTTCGCCCACCTGGACGGCACCGTGGTGCTTTCCCGGCAGATCGCTGAGCTGGGGATCTACCCGGCGGTGGACCCCCTGGATTCCACCTCCCGGATTCTCGACCCCAACGTCCTGGGCGAGGAGCACTACTATGTGGCCCGGACGGTGCAGCAGATCCTGCAGAAGTACAAGGACCTGCAGGACATCATCGCCATCCTGGGCATTGACGAGCTCTCCGACGAGGACAAGCTCATCGTGGCCCGGGCCCGGAAGATCCAGCGCTTCCTGAGCCAGCCCTTCTTCGTGGCCGCCCAGTTCACCGGCACTGAAGGCAAGTTCGTGCCCATGAAGGAGACCATCCGGGGCTTCAAGGAGATCATCGAAGGCAAGCACGACGACCTGCCGGAGCAGGCCTTCTACATGGTGGGCGGCATCGAAGAGGCGGTGGCCAAGGCCGAGCGCATGGCGGCGGCCTAA
- a CDS encoding F0F1 ATP synthase subunit epsilon encodes MANKILLEVVTPDRKVVSTEVDVVVCPGVEGQFGVLYGHIPFLSALEVGEMYYKDGPKTEYLAVSGGFAEVTGKKVTIVAEAAEYGREIDVERARRALERAKARLAAAKTENIDWARAEAALRRAMVRMKVAAR; translated from the coding sequence ATGGCAAACAAAATCCTCCTGGAAGTCGTCACCCCCGACCGCAAGGTGGTCTCCACCGAGGTGGATGTGGTGGTCTGCCCCGGGGTGGAAGGCCAATTCGGCGTCCTTTACGGCCACATCCCCTTCCTCTCCGCCTTGGAGGTGGGGGAGATGTACTACAAGGACGGCCCCAAGACCGAGTACCTGGCGGTGAGCGGCGGCTTTGCCGAGGTCACCGGCAAGAAGGTGACCATCGTGGCCGAGGCCGCCGAATACGGCCGGGAGATCGATGTGGAGCGGGCCCGCCGGGCTCTGGAGCGGGCCAAAGCCCGCCTGGCCGCGGCCAAGACCGAGAACATCGACTGGGCCCGGGCCGAAGCGGCCCTGCGCCGCGCCATGGTGCGCATGAAGGTGGCCGCCCGCTGA
- the glmU gene encoding bifunctional UDP-N-acetylglucosamine diphosphorylase/glucosamine-1-phosphate N-acetyltransferase GlmU, whose translation MNLTAILLAAGQGTRMKSAHPKVLHEILGRPMIAYLIDTLKSIGVPDILVVVGYQAEKVQQALAPYGVRFVVQEPQQGTGHAVQVAMTAVPPNTDTVLVLCGDVPLIAGESIQALMKLHQASAAAVTVQTVELPDGAHYGRVVRDTAGQVLDVVQAKDARDRPEVLAIREINTGAYCFDAAFLRQALSELVPSPVTGEIYLTDMISLARRHGRRVEALLDPDWENLLGINSRQELAQATQTLKRRINAAHMAAGVTLVDPESCYIGPEVVIGRDTVIYPNCYLEGRTIIGENCRLGPEVMIADSELADGVWVKMGCVITQSRLAAGVQVGPYAHLRPESDLRENVRVGNFVEVKKSILYPGVKANHLTYLGDAEVGAGTNVGAGTITCNYDGVKKHRTIIGEGAFIGSNTALVAPVTVGAGAYVGAGSTITKDVPPGMLGISRARQVVLRRPLKSQVARPEPLTAASLGPALAALELACAAEVLEELAQILLKRGVTTLAALRELAVPQNLELIRRMCAMEGETPSNYEIVVNLANLAPSLRKGGEG comes from the coding sequence ATGAATCTGACAGCCATTCTCCTGGCGGCCGGCCAGGGGACCCGGATGAAATCCGCCCACCCCAAGGTCCTGCATGAGATCCTGGGGCGGCCCATGATCGCTTACCTCATCGATACTCTCAAATCGATAGGGGTCCCGGACATTTTGGTGGTCGTGGGTTATCAGGCTGAGAAAGTGCAGCAGGCCCTGGCGCCCTATGGGGTGCGTTTTGTAGTGCAGGAGCCCCAGCAGGGCACCGGCCACGCCGTGCAGGTGGCCATGACCGCGGTGCCGCCTAACACCGACACCGTCCTGGTGCTGTGCGGCGATGTGCCCCTCATTGCCGGGGAGAGTATCCAGGCGCTGATGAAACTGCACCAGGCCAGCGCCGCGGCGGTGACGGTGCAGACGGTGGAGCTCCCGGATGGGGCCCACTACGGCCGGGTGGTCCGGGATACCGCCGGGCAGGTCCTGGACGTGGTGCAGGCCAAGGACGCCCGGGACCGCCCTGAGGTTCTGGCCATCCGGGAGATCAACACCGGGGCCTACTGCTTTGACGCCGCCTTTCTGCGCCAGGCCCTGTCGGAGCTCGTCCCCAGCCCGGTGACCGGGGAGATCTACCTCACCGACATGATCAGCCTGGCCCGGCGCCACGGCCGGCGGGTGGAGGCGCTCCTGGACCCGGACTGGGAAAATCTCCTGGGGATCAACAGCCGCCAGGAGCTGGCCCAGGCCACCCAGACCCTGAAGCGCCGCATCAATGCGGCCCACATGGCCGCCGGGGTCACCCTGGTGGACCCGGAGAGCTGCTACATCGGCCCGGAGGTGGTCATCGGCCGGGACACCGTCATCTACCCCAACTGCTACCTGGAAGGGCGCACGATCATCGGCGAAAATTGCCGCCTGGGTCCCGAGGTGATGATCGCGGACTCCGAGCTGGCAGACGGCGTCTGGGTGAAGATGGGCTGCGTCATCACCCAAAGCCGCCTGGCTGCCGGAGTCCAGGTGGGCCCCTATGCGCACCTGAGGCCGGAGAGCGACCTGAGGGAAAACGTGCGGGTGGGCAATTTCGTGGAGGTGAAAAAGTCTATACTTTACCCCGGCGTCAAGGCCAACCATCTCACCTATCTGGGCGATGCGGAGGTGGGCGCCGGCACCAATGTGGGCGCGGGCACCATCACCTGCAACTATGACGGCGTAAAAAAGCATCGCACCATCATCGGCGAGGGGGCCTTCATCGGCAGCAACACCGCCTTGGTGGCGCCGGTGACGGTGGGCGCCGGGGCCTATGTGGGGGCCGGCTCCACCATCACCAAGGATGTGCCCCCGGGGATGCTGGGCATTTCCCGAGCCCGGCAGGTGGTGCTGCGGCGGCCGCTGAAAAGCCAGGTCGCCCGGCCGGAGCCCCTCACCGCCGCCTCCCTGGGCCCGGCCCTGGCGGCCCTGGAGCTGGCCTGCGCCGCCGAGGTGCTGGAGGAGCTGGCCCAGATCTTGCTAAAGCGTGGAGTAACCACCCTGGCGGCCCTGCGGGAACTGGCGGTGCCCCAGAACCTGGAGCTCATCCGGCGCATGTGCGCCATGGAGGGGGAAACCCCCAGCAATTACGAGATTGTGGTCAACCTGGCCAACCTGGCTCCCAGCCTGCGCAAGGGCGGCGAGGGATGA
- the glmS gene encoding glutamine--fructose-6-phosphate transaminase (isomerizing), which translates to MCGIIGYLGPREAMPILLDGLKRLEYRGYDSAGMAVMGTNGLGIRRSLGKLKELERRLMEEPLPGSMGIGHTRWATHGRPSETNAHPHQVGDIAVVHNGIIENYLDLKEELLQRGHRFASETDTEIVSHLVVKHLSQGADFLTAVRRTLAEIRGSYALVIVNAKEPRTLVAARRESPLILGLGEGEFFLASDIPAILPYTRRVIFLEDGDLVVVRDQGFQIYDFEGQPLSRPEHTITWSPAMAEKAGYKHFMQKEIFEQPRALIDTFRSRIDLEAGEVLLRELPFTPQDLHAIRKIFLVACGTSYHAAMVGKHYLEGLCRLPVEVDLGSEFRYRQPLVDEHTLLIPISQSGETADTRAGLTAGKQLGAKTLAIVNAVGSSIAREADGVLYTHAGPEIGVASTKAFTTQLVALYLIALYLAQNLGKLTRAEIRRRLKDLVKLPTWVQETLDQDQLIREIGQRYQAAHNFLYLGRGLHFPIALEGALKLKEISYIHAEGYAAGEMKHGPIALIDQHMPVVVLASRSPVLEKIQGNLEEVAARGGRLIALTEADNHQIRSRVESFIPVPEVPLELSPIVLVVPLQLLAYHIADLRGTDVDQPRNLAKSVTVE; encoded by the coding sequence ATGTGCGGCATTATCGGTTATCTGGGGCCCCGGGAGGCCATGCCCATCCTCCTGGACGGCCTGAAACGCCTGGAATATCGGGGCTATGACTCCGCCGGCATGGCGGTTATGGGCACCAACGGCTTAGGGATCCGCCGCAGCCTGGGGAAGCTCAAGGAGCTGGAGCGCCGGCTGATGGAGGAGCCCCTGCCCGGCTCCATGGGCATCGGCCACACCCGCTGGGCCACCCACGGCCGGCCCTCGGAAACTAACGCCCATCCCCACCAGGTGGGGGACATCGCGGTGGTGCACAACGGCATCATCGAAAACTACCTGGACCTGAAAGAAGAGCTCCTCCAGCGGGGGCATCGCTTCGCCAGCGAAACGGACACGGAGATTGTCAGCCACCTGGTGGTCAAGCACCTCTCCCAGGGAGCGGATTTCCTCACCGCGGTGCGCCGCACCCTGGCGGAGATCCGGGGCTCCTATGCCCTGGTCATCGTCAATGCCAAAGAGCCCCGCACCCTGGTGGCGGCCCGGCGGGAGAGCCCCCTCATCTTGGGCCTGGGCGAGGGGGAATTCTTCCTGGCCTCGGACATTCCCGCCATCCTGCCTTATACCCGCCGGGTCATTTTCCTGGAGGACGGCGACCTGGTGGTGGTGCGGGATCAGGGCTTTCAGATATACGATTTTGAGGGGCAGCCCCTCAGCCGGCCGGAGCACACCATCACCTGGAGCCCGGCCATGGCGGAAAAGGCCGGCTACAAACACTTCATGCAGAAGGAGATCTTTGAGCAGCCCCGGGCCCTCATCGACACCTTCCGCAGCCGCATCGACCTGGAGGCGGGTGAGGTGCTCCTGAGGGAGCTCCCCTTCACGCCCCAAGATTTGCACGCCATCCGCAAGATCTTCCTGGTGGCCTGCGGCACCTCTTACCATGCCGCCATGGTGGGGAAGCATTATCTGGAAGGTCTCTGCCGCCTGCCGGTGGAGGTGGACCTGGGGAGCGAATTCCGCTACCGCCAGCCCCTGGTGGATGAGCACACCCTGCTCATCCCCATCTCCCAGTCCGGGGAGACCGCCGACACCCGGGCGGGGCTCACCGCCGGCAAGCAGCTGGGCGCCAAAACCCTGGCCATCGTCAACGCGGTGGGCTCCAGCATCGCCCGGGAGGCGGACGGAGTGCTCTACACCCATGCCGGCCCGGAGATCGGGGTGGCCTCCACCAAGGCCTTCACCACCCAACTGGTGGCCCTCTACCTCATCGCCCTGTACCTGGCCCAGAATCTGGGGAAGCTCACCCGGGCGGAGATCCGCCGGCGCCTCAAGGATCTGGTGAAGCTCCCCACCTGGGTGCAGGAGACCCTGGATCAGGATCAGCTCATCCGGGAGATCGGCCAGCGCTACCAGGCGGCCCACAATTTCCTCTATCTCGGGCGGGGCCTGCATTTTCCCATCGCCTTGGAAGGGGCCTTGAAACTGAAAGAGATTTCCTATATCCACGCCGAAGGCTATGCCGCCGGGGAGATGAAGCACGGCCCCATCGCCCTCATTGACCAGCACATGCCCGTGGTGGTGCTGGCTTCCCGCAGCCCGGTGCTGGAGAAGATCCAGGGGAACCTGGAAGAAGTGGCCGCCCGGGGGGGCCGCCTCATCGCCCTCACCGAGGCGGACAACCACCAGATCAGGTCCCGGGTGGAGTCCTTCATCCCGGTGCCGGAAGTGCCCCTGGAGCTCTCCCCCATCGTCCTGGTGGTGCCCCTGCAGCTTCTGGCCTACCACATCGCTGATCTGCGGGGCACGGATGTGGACCAGCCCCGCAATCTGGCCAAGAGCGTCACGGTGGAGTGA
- a CDS encoding heavy-metal-associated domain-containing protein: MGCPDAVRAGLLALPGVAQVEYDAARDLFTLDYDDTRLPLRLIFTQIHQAGRSLGREYEPEIVAEMP; encoded by the coding sequence GTGGGCTGCCCCGACGCGGTGCGCGCCGGCCTTCTGGCCCTGCCGGGGGTGGCCCAGGTGGAGTATGACGCCGCCCGGGACCTGTTTACCCTGGATTATGATGACACCCGCCTTCCTCTGCGGCTGATCTTCACCCAGATCCACCAGGCGGGTCGCAGCCTGGGCCGGGAATACGAACCCGAAATTGTGGCGGAAATGCCCTAA
- a CDS encoding RidA family protein, producing the protein MKKQIVTVEKGPPVLGPYSQAVAAGPLVFCSGQIPVDAQGELVKGDIVVQTVQALENLKTVLAAAGLTLKDVVKTTVFLADLADFPEMNRVYAEFFPERPPARSTVQVAALPKGAAVEIEAVALRRDWPA; encoded by the coding sequence ATGAAAAAACAGATCGTTACCGTGGAGAAAGGGCCGCCGGTGTTGGGCCCGTACAGCCAGGCGGTGGCGGCGGGCCCCTTGGTCTTCTGCTCCGGCCAGATTCCCGTGGATGCCCAGGGCGAGCTGGTGAAGGGCGACATCGTGGTCCAAACGGTGCAGGCTCTGGAGAACCTGAAGACGGTGTTGGCTGCGGCCGGCCTCACTTTGAAGGATGTGGTCAAGACCACCGTCTTTCTGGCGGACCTGGCGGATTTTCCGGAGATGAACCGGGTCTATGCCGAGTTCTTTCCGGAGCGGCCCCCGGCCCGCAGCACCGTGCAGGTGGCCGCCCTCCCCAAGGGCGCGGCGGTGGAAATTGAAGCGGTGGCCTTGCGCCGGGATTGGCCGGCGTAA